A section of the Corynebacterium tuberculostearicum genome encodes:
- a CDS encoding glycogen/starch/alpha-glucan phosphorylase, with product MSQPRHSVFESTVPSHVRAASGVSPHSASYRKFWSGLSGAVMEQIADNWERTRSAYAATRQQHYFSAEFLQGRALLNNLTNLGLVDDAKAAATAADHELSDVLEAEHDAALGNGGLGRLAACFLDSAVTQDYPVTGYGLLYRYGLFRQSFENGFQKEQPDAWMENGYDFIIRRASEQRRVHFDDMDVRAIPYDMPITGYGTDNVGTLRLWKSEPIAEFDYDAFNSQRFTEAIVDRERVMDICRVLYPNDTTYEGKVLRVRQQYFFVSSSLQTMVDNYIAQHGEDLTGFAQYNSIQLNDTHPVLAIPELLRILLDDHGLSWDAAWKIVTETFAYTNHTVLAEALESWEVSIFQKLFWRIWQLVEEIDRRFREDMAHRGLDQGRIDYMAPVSNGQVHMAWIACYAAYSINGVAALHTEIIKADTLSEWHELWPEKFNNKTNGVTPRRWLKMCNPRLAELLTQQAGSDAWVTDLTQLAKLADKADDTDLLRKLIAIKQANKRDFAQWVNDHQGAEIDPDSIFDVQIKRLHEYKRQLMNALYVLDLYFRIKDEGETVPKRTFIFGAKAAPGYDRAKAIIKLINTIADLVNNDPATKDIIRVVFVENYNVSPAEHIIPAADISEQISVAGKEASGTSNMKFMMNGALTLGTMDGANVEIVEAVGEDNAYIFGARNEELPQLRAEYNPGELYQSVPGLARVLDALVDGTLGADNAGIFGDLRSSLLDGFGEHAQDQYYVLGDFADYRETRDRMAAEYEENELAWAKKAWLNICYSGRFSSDRTIADYANEVWKIQPTPISQR from the coding sequence ATGAGCCAGCCACGGCATTCTGTTTTCGAATCCACCGTTCCCTCCCATGTTCGTGCGGCCTCCGGTGTGAGCCCGCACAGCGCTTCCTACCGCAAGTTCTGGTCGGGCCTATCCGGTGCCGTCATGGAGCAGATTGCCGATAATTGGGAGCGCACCCGTTCCGCCTACGCTGCGACCCGCCAGCAGCATTACTTCTCTGCGGAGTTCCTGCAAGGTCGCGCGCTGCTCAATAACCTCACCAACCTGGGCTTGGTCGACGATGCCAAGGCTGCCGCCACGGCTGCCGACCACGAGCTGAGCGATGTTCTCGAAGCCGAGCACGATGCCGCACTCGGCAATGGTGGCCTCGGCCGCCTTGCCGCCTGCTTCCTCGATTCCGCTGTCACCCAGGACTACCCCGTTACCGGTTATGGCCTGCTCTACCGTTACGGCCTTTTCCGCCAGTCCTTTGAGAATGGCTTCCAGAAGGAACAGCCTGATGCGTGGATGGAAAACGGCTATGACTTCATCATCCGCCGCGCCTCCGAGCAGCGCCGTGTCCACTTCGACGACATGGACGTGCGCGCCATTCCCTATGACATGCCTATTACTGGCTACGGAACCGATAACGTAGGCACGCTACGCCTGTGGAAGTCCGAGCCCATCGCTGAATTCGATTATGATGCCTTCAACTCCCAGCGCTTTACGGAGGCCATTGTCGATCGCGAGCGCGTCATGGATATCTGCCGCGTGCTCTACCCCAACGACACCACCTACGAGGGCAAGGTGCTGCGCGTTCGCCAACAGTACTTCTTTGTCTCCTCATCCCTGCAGACCATGGTGGATAACTACATTGCCCAGCACGGCGAGGACCTCACCGGTTTTGCGCAGTACAACTCCATCCAGCTCAATGACACCCACCCAGTGCTCGCCATCCCAGAGCTCCTGCGCATTTTGCTCGATGACCACGGTCTGAGCTGGGATGCGGCGTGGAAGATCGTTACCGAGACCTTCGCCTACACCAACCACACCGTGCTCGCAGAGGCACTGGAGAGCTGGGAAGTGTCCATCTTCCAAAAGCTGTTCTGGCGCATCTGGCAGTTGGTGGAGGAAATCGATCGCCGCTTCCGCGAAGATATGGCCCACCGCGGCTTGGATCAGGGTCGCATTGACTACATGGCGCCGGTGTCCAACGGACAGGTTCACATGGCCTGGATCGCCTGCTACGCCGCCTACTCCATTAACGGTGTCGCCGCCCTGCATACCGAGATCATCAAGGCCGATACGCTGTCCGAATGGCATGAGCTCTGGCCAGAAAAATTCAACAATAAGACCAATGGCGTCACCCCGCGCCGCTGGCTGAAGATGTGCAACCCCCGCTTGGCAGAACTGCTCACCCAGCAGGCTGGTTCCGATGCGTGGGTTACTGACCTCACCCAGCTGGCCAAACTCGCCGATAAGGCCGACGATACTGACCTGCTACGAAAACTGATCGCCATCAAGCAGGCCAATAAGCGCGACTTTGCGCAGTGGGTCAACGACCACCAAGGCGCTGAAATCGACCCCGATTCCATCTTTGACGTGCAGATTAAGCGCCTGCACGAGTACAAGCGCCAACTGATGAACGCCCTCTACGTCCTCGACCTCTACTTCCGCATCAAGGACGAAGGCGAAACCGTGCCGAAGCGCACCTTCATCTTTGGTGCCAAGGCCGCGCCGGGCTACGACCGCGCCAAGGCGATTATCAAGCTCATCAACACCATCGCGGATCTGGTCAATAACGACCCAGCCACCAAGGACATCATCCGCGTCGTCTTCGTAGAGAATTACAACGTCTCCCCCGCCGAACACATCATCCCGGCCGCTGATATCTCCGAGCAGATTTCTGTGGCTGGTAAGGAAGCCTCCGGCACCTCCAATATGAAGTTCATGATGAATGGCGCGCTGACCTTGGGCACCATGGATGGAGCAAACGTGGAAATCGTCGAGGCGGTCGGCGAGGACAACGCTTATATCTTCGGCGCCCGCAATGAGGAGCTGCCGCAGCTGCGCGCCGAGTACAACCCGGGCGAGCTTTACCAGAGCGTGCCAGGCTTGGCCCGCGTGCTGGATGCGCTTGTCGACGGCACCCTGGGCGCCGACAATGCCGGCATCTTCGGCGATTTGCGTTCCTCGCTTCTCGACGGCTTCGGGGAGCACGCCCAAGACCAGTACTACGTCCTCGGTGACTTCGCCGACTACCGCGAGACCCGCGACCGCATGGCCGCGGAGTATGAAGAGAATGAGCTTGCGTGGGCAAAGAAGGCATGGCTGAATATCTGCTATTCCGGTCGTTTCTCCTCGGACCGAACCATCGCGGACTACGCGAACGAGGTGTGGAAGATCCAACCGACCCCGATTTCCCAGCGCTAA
- the gdhA gene encoding NADP-specific glutamate dehydrogenase, whose translation MSVDSQISEYYDKLLKRNAGEPEFHQAVSEVLDSLKTVLEKDPQYADYGLVERLCEPERQLIFRVPWIDDNGEIQVNRGFRVQFNSALGPYKGGLRFHPSVNLGIIKFLGFEQIFKNSLTGLPIGGGKGGSDFDPKGKSEVEVMRFCQSFMTELHRHIGEYRDVPAGDIGVGGREIGFLFGQYRRLTTQHESGVLTGKGLTWGGSLVRTEATGFGTVYLTNEMMKTHGESFDGAKVIVSGSGNVAIYAAAKAQELGATVVAMSDSSGYITTPNGVDIELLKDVKETRRERISTYAEEAGNGVEFHQGGNIWEVQADVALPCATQNELDGDSAKKLVDGGVRYVAEGANMPSTPEAVHVFQESKINFAPGKAANAGGVATSALEMQQNASRDSWSFDYTDDRLHAIMSNIFKNIDSTAKEYDREGDYVAGANIAGFKKVADAMLAQGVI comes from the coding sequence ATGTCAGTAGATAGCCAAATCTCTGAGTACTATGACAAATTGCTCAAGCGCAATGCGGGAGAACCAGAATTCCACCAAGCGGTTTCTGAGGTCCTGGATTCGCTGAAAACTGTCCTAGAGAAAGACCCGCAGTACGCGGACTACGGCCTGGTGGAGCGCCTGTGCGAGCCTGAACGCCAGCTCATCTTCCGGGTGCCATGGATCGACGATAATGGCGAAATCCAGGTCAACCGCGGCTTTCGCGTCCAGTTCAACTCCGCGCTCGGCCCCTACAAGGGTGGCCTGCGATTCCACCCCTCGGTCAACCTGGGCATCATCAAGTTCCTTGGCTTCGAGCAGATCTTCAAAAACTCCCTGACCGGCCTGCCCATTGGTGGCGGCAAGGGCGGTTCTGACTTTGATCCTAAGGGCAAGTCCGAGGTAGAGGTCATGCGCTTTTGCCAGTCCTTTATGACGGAGCTGCACCGCCATATTGGCGAATACCGCGACGTGCCGGCCGGTGACATCGGCGTCGGCGGGCGCGAGATCGGGTTCCTCTTTGGCCAGTACCGCCGACTGACCACGCAGCACGAATCCGGCGTCCTCACCGGCAAGGGATTGACCTGGGGTGGCTCCCTGGTTCGTACTGAGGCCACGGGCTTTGGCACGGTCTACCTCACCAATGAGATGATGAAGACGCACGGCGAGTCTTTCGACGGCGCCAAGGTTATCGTCTCCGGTTCTGGCAACGTGGCCATCTACGCTGCCGCTAAGGCCCAGGAGCTCGGAGCCACCGTAGTTGCGATGTCTGATTCCTCCGGCTACATCACCACCCCTAATGGCGTGGACATTGAGCTGCTCAAGGATGTCAAGGAAACCCGCCGTGAGCGCATTTCCACCTACGCCGAAGAAGCTGGAAACGGAGTGGAATTCCACCAAGGTGGAAATATTTGGGAAGTGCAGGCAGACGTAGCTCTGCCGTGTGCCACCCAAAATGAGCTCGATGGCGATTCCGCCAAGAAGCTCGTTGACGGCGGCGTGCGCTACGTAGCGGAAGGCGCCAATATGCCGTCTACCCCAGAGGCGGTCCACGTCTTCCAAGAATCCAAGATCAACTTCGCGCCGGGCAAGGCCGCCAACGCTGGCGGCGTTGCTACCTCCGCGCTGGAAATGCAGCAAAACGCATCCCGCGACTCCTGGTCGTTTGATTACACCGATGATCGCCTCCACGCGATCATGTCCAATATCTTTAAAAACATCGATAGCACGGCTAAGGAATATGACCGTGAAGGCGATTACGTTGCCGGTGCAAATATTGCTGGCTTCAAGAAGGTAGCGGACGCCATGTTGGCACAGGGCGTTATCTAG
- a CDS encoding alkaline phosphatase — protein MQDISREMLGSDLDVVMAAGHPFYDNDHQKVDTPDYSFMYEEDYAKLSAGEADWNYFESNDDFKKMAEGDVKPDQKYWGIAQVGSTLQNSRSGEAKAPHSDPLNDVVDLPTMTTGALNALGQDEDGFSVMIEGGAIDWAGHGNSPVRDIEETQDFNKSVDAAIKWVEENSSWEETLLVVTADHETGYLSGANEAPTEDNPEADNRFNAMEGEKGKVARHGWYSGQHTNQLVPFFFKGAGSEDIMARTSGTDSVRGDYIDNTLVANLTFDEWWNDGSGQADDPEQPGDAANPSDGAGKEGSSKGFAAGLATGLGILGAVVGGLGFLATQMGVLNIDLKPIYEQLKRVGLR, from the coding sequence CTGCAGGACATTAGCCGTGAGATGCTCGGCAGCGACCTCGACGTGGTCATGGCAGCTGGTCACCCGTTCTACGACAATGACCACCAAAAGGTCGATACTCCGGACTACAGCTTTATGTACGAGGAGGACTACGCCAAGCTGTCCGCTGGCGAGGCCGACTGGAACTACTTTGAGTCCAACGATGACTTTAAGAAGATGGCGGAAGGCGACGTCAAGCCGGACCAGAAGTACTGGGGTATCGCACAGGTAGGATCCACCCTGCAGAACTCCCGCTCTGGCGAGGCGAAGGCACCGCACTCTGACCCGCTTAACGACGTCGTGGATCTCCCCACCATGACCACCGGCGCACTCAACGCACTGGGTCAGGATGAGGATGGATTCTCTGTCATGATTGAGGGCGGTGCCATTGACTGGGCCGGACACGGCAATAGCCCGGTGCGCGACATCGAAGAGACCCAGGACTTCAACAAGTCAGTCGACGCCGCCATCAAGTGGGTAGAGGAGAACTCTTCGTGGGAGGAGACCCTGCTGGTCGTTACCGCAGACCACGAGACCGGCTATCTCTCCGGTGCGAACGAGGCCCCGACTGAGGATAACCCTGAGGCGGATAACCGCTTCAATGCAATGGAAGGCGAGAAGGGCAAGGTTGCTCGCCACGGTTGGTACTCCGGTCAGCACACCAACCAGCTGGTTCCGTTCTTCTTCAAGGGCGCCGGCTCCGAGGACATTATGGCTCGTACCTCTGGGACCGATTCGGTCCGTGGTGACTACATCGACAACACCCTGGTAGCCAACTTGACCTTTGATGAGTGGTGGAACGATGGCTCCGGCCAAGCAGACGATCCAGAGCAGCCAGGAGATGCTGCCAACCCGTCCGATGGCGCCGGCAAGGAAGGCAGCAGCAAGGGCTTTGCAGCTGGTCTAGCTACGGGGCTGGGGATCCTGGGCGCCGTTGTCGGCGGCCTCGGCTTCCTGGCTACGCAGATGGGCGTGCTCAACATCGACCTGAAGCCCATCTATGAGCAGCTCAAGCGCGTGGGCCTGCGCTAA
- the pyk gene encoding pyruvate kinase → MDRRTKIVCTLGPAVASEDGILRLVQDGMDVARLNMSHGEHADHEANYNWVRQATDKTGRAVGILADLQGPKIRLGRFINGEEQWDNGQIVRITVDDIEGTHDRVSTTYKGLAKDAKPGDRLLIDDGKVAVVCKEVDGNDVVCEVTEGGPVSNNKGVSLPGMDISVPALSEKDIADLRFALNLGVDLVALSFVRSPADVDKVHEIMDEEGRRVPVIAKLEKPEAVDALESIVLAFDAIMIARGDLGVEVPLERVPLFQKRAIQIARENAKPVIVATQMLDSMISNLRPTRAEASDVANAVLDGADAVMLSGETSVGIDPQNVVRTMSKIVANAEDGGKVPPLSHVPRTKRGVVSYSARDIAERLNAKAIVAFTTSGDTAKRVARLHSQLPLLAFTPDPAVRSQLALTWGAETFLSPHVKSTDDMMEAIDDALLEMDRYEEGDMIVVIAGTPPGIAGNTNMIQCHLLGETKK, encoded by the coding sequence CTGGATAGAAGAACGAAGATTGTTTGTACTCTCGGCCCTGCCGTTGCTAGCGAGGACGGCATCTTGCGCCTCGTACAGGACGGCATGGACGTTGCCCGCCTGAATATGTCTCACGGCGAGCATGCAGACCACGAGGCGAATTACAACTGGGTGCGCCAGGCCACCGATAAGACCGGCCGCGCCGTAGGTATCTTGGCGGACCTTCAGGGTCCCAAGATTCGCCTTGGCCGCTTTATCAACGGCGAGGAGCAGTGGGATAACGGCCAGATCGTCCGCATCACCGTGGACGATATCGAAGGCACCCATGACCGCGTTTCCACCACCTACAAGGGCCTGGCCAAGGACGCCAAGCCAGGTGACCGCCTGCTGATCGACGATGGCAAGGTTGCCGTTGTTTGCAAGGAAGTCGACGGCAACGACGTCGTCTGTGAGGTCACTGAAGGTGGCCCGGTTTCCAATAACAAGGGCGTTTCCCTTCCTGGCATGGATATCTCCGTGCCGGCTTTGTCGGAAAAGGATATCGCTGACCTGCGCTTCGCTTTGAACCTTGGCGTTGACCTCGTGGCGCTGTCCTTCGTCCGCTCCCCAGCAGACGTGGATAAGGTCCACGAGATTATGGACGAAGAGGGCCGCCGCGTTCCGGTCATTGCCAAGCTGGAAAAGCCCGAGGCGGTAGACGCGCTCGAGTCCATCGTGCTGGCATTCGATGCCATCATGATTGCTCGAGGCGACCTCGGTGTTGAGGTGCCGCTGGAGCGCGTGCCACTGTTCCAGAAGCGCGCTATCCAGATTGCTCGCGAGAACGCTAAGCCGGTCATCGTGGCTACCCAGATGTTGGATTCCATGATTTCCAACCTGCGCCCGACCCGTGCAGAGGCTTCTGACGTAGCTAACGCCGTTCTCGACGGCGCCGATGCCGTCATGCTCTCTGGTGAGACTTCCGTGGGTATTGACCCGCAGAACGTCGTGCGCACCATGTCCAAGATCGTGGCTAATGCTGAAGATGGTGGCAAGGTTCCACCGCTGTCCCACGTTCCGCGCACCAAGCGTGGTGTGGTGTCCTATTCCGCCCGCGATATTGCCGAGCGCCTCAATGCAAAGGCCATCGTAGCCTTTACTACCTCCGGCGATACCGCTAAGCGCGTGGCTCGCCTGCACTCCCAGCTTCCGCTGTTGGCGTTTACGCCGGACCCAGCGGTTCGCTCCCAGCTAGCTTTGACGTGGGGTGCTGAGACCTTCTTGAGCCCGCACGTTAAGTCCACCGATGACATGATGGAAGCTATCGATGATGCATTGCTGGAGATGGACAGGTACGAGGAAGGCGACATGATTGTCGTCATTGCTGGTACTCCTCCAGGAATTGCTGGCAACACCAACATGATTCAGTGTCACTTGTTGGGTGAAACCAAGAAGTAG
- a CDS encoding cation diffusion facilitator family transporter, with protein sequence MAHEHHDHDHSSTPLRALLIALGITGTVFFAELIGGWLAGSMALMADAMHMLSDAAGLIIAVLAVLVGRRQASAQATYGYRRVEVLAALANAVMVLAISVWIVVEAVRRLQSPAEVQGKTMLIIAVIGLVANALSAWVLHRHRKSSINVEGAFLHVLVDMLGSIAVIVAGIVVLTTGFVAADVIASLAIAAMVLPRAWQLMRLSASVLLEQVPADFDASAIEPALRQVEGVADIHDLHLWSLDGVNVLTTVHIVRDGTVGTGPLLDAAQQALREHGIEHSTIQIEHPEHESHETVC encoded by the coding sequence ATGGCACACGAGCACCACGACCACGATCACTCCAGCACGCCGCTGCGCGCACTCTTGATTGCGCTAGGCATTACCGGCACCGTCTTCTTCGCGGAGCTGATCGGCGGCTGGTTGGCGGGTTCGATGGCGCTGATGGCGGATGCGATGCACATGCTTTCCGACGCTGCGGGGTTGATCATCGCGGTGTTAGCGGTGTTGGTTGGGCGCCGACAAGCATCGGCTCAGGCCACGTACGGCTACCGACGAGTGGAGGTGCTTGCTGCACTGGCGAACGCAGTGATGGTGCTGGCGATCTCGGTGTGGATTGTCGTCGAGGCGGTGCGCCGCCTGCAGAGCCCGGCCGAAGTGCAGGGAAAAACGATGCTGATCATCGCGGTGATCGGCCTGGTGGCGAATGCGCTATCGGCGTGGGTTCTGCACCGGCACCGCAAATCCTCGATCAACGTGGAGGGCGCGTTCTTGCACGTGTTAGTGGATATGCTCGGCTCGATCGCAGTAATCGTGGCCGGCATCGTGGTACTGACCACGGGGTTTGTGGCGGCGGACGTGATCGCCTCCCTAGCGATCGCGGCGATGGTGCTGCCGCGCGCTTGGCAGCTCATGCGGCTTTCGGCGAGCGTGCTGCTCGAGCAAGTCCCGGCGGACTTCGACGCCAGTGCGATCGAGCCCGCGCTGCGGCAGGTCGAGGGCGTTGCTGACATCCACGACCTGCACCTGTGGAGCCTGGACGGCGTGAACGTGCTCACGACCGTGCATATCGTGCGCGACGGCACCGTCGGCACCGGCCCGCTGTTGGATGCCGCCCAGCAGGCCCTGCGCGAACACGGTATCGAGCACTCCACCATCCAGATTGAGCACCCAGAGCACGAATCCCACGAGACGGTGTGCTGA
- a CDS encoding amidohydrolase: MSDSARIAQLTTSQEADLGWQQDFYEDLHRHPELSHEEERTAGRIRAKLADFDCEVVENIGGFGMVAIFRNGDGPTALLRADFDGLPVEEATGVSYSATNGKMHACGHDMHTTALLGACALLDTSRSSWSGTFLALFQPAEESSVGAKDMLADNLIERVPRPDICLGQHIMPGRAGTVRHTAGPIMAGCDSLRIRVFGKSAHASMPHNSIDPTYIAAMIVTRLQAIVGREVAPHEFFVISVGELHSGDKNNIIPESAELVLNTRYYDPALAEKVYASLERMVKAECVASGSEQDPTFEYYAHGEVTDNDAAAHAPVAEVFDAAFGSDSVIAAPSTASEDFCYLPQAWGVPYVFWHIGCTPEDELQDPPVNHQATFLPDYAPTVYASTRAAYGAALTYLAKP; encoded by the coding sequence ATGTCTGATTCTGCCCGCATCGCCCAGCTCACTACTTCCCAAGAAGCCGATCTGGGGTGGCAGCAGGACTTTTATGAGGACCTGCACCGCCACCCCGAGCTTTCGCATGAAGAAGAGCGCACCGCCGGTCGCATCCGCGCCAAACTCGCCGATTTTGATTGCGAGGTAGTAGAAAACATCGGCGGTTTTGGCATGGTCGCCATCTTCCGCAACGGCGATGGCCCCACTGCTTTGCTGCGTGCGGACTTTGATGGCTTGCCCGTGGAAGAGGCCACCGGCGTGTCCTATTCCGCCACTAATGGAAAGATGCACGCCTGCGGGCACGATATGCACACCACGGCGCTGCTGGGTGCCTGCGCGCTTCTCGACACCTCCCGGAGCTCCTGGTCTGGCACCTTCCTCGCCCTATTCCAACCGGCCGAAGAATCCTCCGTGGGCGCAAAGGACATGCTGGCCGATAACCTCATCGAGCGAGTGCCTCGTCCCGATATTTGCCTAGGACAACACATCATGCCCGGCCGCGCCGGTACTGTGCGCCACACCGCAGGCCCCATCATGGCCGGCTGCGATTCCCTGCGCATTCGCGTCTTTGGAAAATCGGCCCACGCTTCCATGCCCCATAACTCCATCGACCCCACCTATATCGCGGCCATGATCGTCACCCGCCTCCAAGCCATCGTGGGCCGCGAAGTTGCCCCACACGAGTTCTTTGTCATCTCTGTAGGCGAGCTACACTCTGGCGATAAAAACAACATCATTCCCGAATCCGCCGAGCTCGTGCTCAATACGCGCTACTACGATCCCGCACTCGCGGAAAAGGTCTATGCCTCCCTCGAGCGCATGGTCAAGGCCGAGTGTGTAGCGTCCGGAAGCGAGCAAGACCCGACCTTTGAGTACTACGCGCACGGCGAGGTCACCGATAACGACGCCGCAGCCCACGCACCAGTGGCCGAGGTTTTCGATGCCGCCTTCGGCTCCGATTCGGTCATCGCCGCCCCTTCCACCGCCTCTGAGGACTTTTGCTATCTACCACAAGCATGGGGCGTGCCTTATGTCTTCTGGCACATCGGCTGCACCCCGGAAGACGAGTTGCAGGACCCACCGGTCAACCACCAGGCGACCTTCCTGCCAGACTATGCCCCGACCGTCTATGCCTCCACCCGAGCAGCGTATGGTGCGGCATTGACTTACTTGGCAAAGCCCTAG
- a CDS encoding glycerate kinase: MHIVVAPDSFKGTASAPEAAASIAMGVRQVLPDATVTTLPMADGGEGTAAVLAQAAAAGGQSAETITLPTTDAIGRLTQASYVLAGTTAFIDVAAATGLPAVQDSLDPLHADSYGTGVLIADAETRGATSIVLGLGGTASIDAGMGILTALGAAAHDSRGYALPKGGAPLVQLDHIDTAQLNIKAGMLDFTLLADTRATPVQAATMYGPQKGAKGEQVALLAGAMLQACEVTGTDADSAYYGAAGGLPIGLSWLSRTLWGSDEHVRVLSGGTHVAAALGLPEKIASADLVITGEGRFDEQSLTGKAVGTITDLARQAGTPVGIIAGSFEHDTDAYCAPLSQEGSLAQQLAAAAGDIVKQL, from the coding sequence ATGCATATTGTTGTCGCCCCAGACTCGTTTAAAGGCACCGCCTCCGCGCCCGAGGCCGCAGCCAGCATTGCTATGGGAGTGCGCCAGGTGCTTCCCGACGCCACGGTGACCACCCTGCCCATGGCCGATGGCGGCGAGGGCACCGCCGCTGTCCTTGCACAGGCGGCAGCGGCCGGTGGACAATCCGCCGAGACCATCACCCTGCCCACTACCGACGCCATTGGCCGATTGACTCAGGCAAGCTATGTTCTCGCCGGAACCACTGCGTTCATTGACGTCGCCGCTGCCACCGGGCTGCCCGCCGTGCAGGACAGCCTTGATCCGCTCCACGCCGATTCCTATGGCACCGGCGTGCTGATCGCGGACGCAGAAACCCGCGGTGCTACCTCGATCGTGCTGGGATTGGGCGGCACCGCCAGCATTGATGCCGGGATGGGCATCCTCACCGCACTCGGCGCCGCCGCGCACGACTCCCGCGGCTATGCCCTGCCCAAGGGCGGCGCTCCCCTAGTTCAGCTGGACCACATCGATACCGCGCAGCTCAATATCAAGGCGGGCATGCTCGACTTCACGCTGCTGGCAGATACCCGCGCTACCCCAGTGCAGGCGGCAACCATGTACGGCCCGCAAAAGGGAGCTAAAGGCGAACAAGTAGCGCTGCTGGCCGGCGCCATGCTCCAAGCATGCGAGGTTACCGGCACCGATGCAGATTCTGCATATTATGGCGCCGCGGGTGGCCTTCCCATTGGCCTGTCCTGGCTCTCACGCACCCTCTGGGGCTCAGACGAACACGTGCGCGTCCTGTCCGGCGGCACCCATGTGGCCGCTGCACTGGGCCTTCCGGAAAAGATCGCTTCGGCCGATCTCGTCATTACCGGCGAGGGCCGCTTTGATGAACAGTCTCTGACCGGCAAGGCAGTCGGAACCATCACGGATCTCGCCCGGCAAGCCGGAACGCCGGTGGGCATTATCGCCGGCTCCTTCGAGCATGACACCGACGCCTACTGCGCTCCCCTTAGCCAAGAGGGCTCGTTAGCCCAGCAGCTGGCGGCGGCCGCCGGGGACATCGTCAAGCAGCTCTAA
- a CDS encoding IS256 family transposase, whose amino-acid sequence MTTVARRDPADKAKIDAIEKKLLANPDIAKLIDDLGTSTTDANDLVRGMLQASITRGLNAEMDAHLGYESGDRSAKAAARTDNHRNGSYPKTVDSNYGPVTVDVPRDRAGTFFPTMVPKGSRRLTDVDDMIVSLYAGGMTIRDIQHHMATAMRVDISHETISAVTDAVLDEVMIWQNRQLDEFYPVIFLDALRIKVRDGGRVVNKSAYMAIGVDLDGIKHILGLWIAKEEGASFWAQVCANLSNRGVKDVFIVCCDGLKGLPEEVKATWPNSMVQTCIVHLIRAANRWVAYGDRRGVSAALKKIYTATDESTAKAALDEFEASELAEKYPRSVKVWRDAWARFVPFLQFPPAASKVIYTKNSIESFNNELRKATHNRVQFTNNESALKTLWLMICNIEDKRAAKRAKQGKRVSATAGRLMEGARVSGWKQAINQMAVAYPDSFDKYL is encoded by the coding sequence ATGACTACTGTGGCGAGACGAGATCCGGCTGATAAGGCCAAGATTGATGCGATTGAAAAGAAGCTGCTTGCTAACCCTGACATCGCGAAGCTGATTGATGACCTAGGCACGTCTACAACGGATGCCAACGACCTGGTTCGCGGCATGTTACAAGCCTCGATTACCAGAGGCCTCAACGCTGAAATGGATGCCCACCTGGGCTACGAGTCTGGCGACAGGAGCGCTAAAGCTGCAGCTAGAACAGACAATCACCGCAACGGGTCGTATCCAAAGACCGTGGATTCTAACTACGGGCCAGTCACCGTTGATGTGCCAAGAGATCGGGCTGGAACATTCTTTCCGACTATGGTCCCTAAAGGCTCGAGGAGATTGACTGATGTCGATGACATGATCGTTAGCTTGTACGCCGGTGGGATGACAATTAGGGATATCCAGCATCATATGGCAACGGCGATGCGTGTTGATATTTCCCATGAGACGATTTCAGCGGTTACTGACGCCGTCCTCGATGAGGTCATGATCTGGCAAAACCGCCAGCTAGACGAGTTCTACCCGGTCATTTTTCTCGATGCGTTGCGCATTAAAGTCCGCGACGGCGGCCGAGTAGTCAACAAATCTGCGTACATGGCAATCGGCGTGGACCTGGACGGTATTAAGCACATTTTGGGATTGTGGATTGCCAAAGAAGAAGGCGCTTCATTTTGGGCGCAGGTATGTGCCAATCTTTCCAATCGTGGGGTCAAAGACGTCTTTATCGTCTGCTGTGACGGGCTGAAAGGCTTGCCGGAAGAAGTAAAGGCAACCTGGCCGAACTCTATGGTGCAAACCTGTATCGTGCACCTGATTCGTGCCGCTAACCGGTGGGTAGCCTACGGAGATCGCCGTGGCGTATCGGCCGCGTTGAAAAAGATTTACACCGCCACGGACGAGTCCACAGCTAAGGCTGCCTTAGACGAATTTGAAGCCTCTGAATTGGCAGAAAAGTATCCACGCTCAGTCAAAGTCTGGCGAGATGCATGGGCGCGTTTCGTACCGTTTCTCCAGTTCCCACCAGCAGCCAGCAAGGTCATTTACACGAAGAATTCGATTGAATCATTCAACAATGAACTGCGGAAAGCTACCCACAACAGGGTGCAGTTCACTAACAATGAATCAGCGCTCAAGACGCTATGGTTGATGATCTGCAACATCGAAGACAAACGAGCCGCAAAGAGGGCAAAGCAAGGCAAACGAGTCTCAGCAACAGCCGGCAGACTCATGGAAGGAGCCCGAGTTTCCGGCTGGAAACAAGCCATTAACCAAATGGCCGTGGCCTACCCCGACAGCTTCGACAAATACCTATAA